Proteins encoded by one window of Anopheles maculipalpis chromosome 2RL, idAnoMacuDA_375_x, whole genome shotgun sequence:
- the LOC126557757 gene encoding octopamine receptor beta-2R: protein MMNPSNDDSTKYMVSSSSSSHLQSATNLLASSLGLADSGVFFNQSVRERDVGALASSSASAAAAVAESATASADTLSIFDASGSSIMLQGFSSTAPIGSSMDTVGTNETIVEGSGASEWIDVVLLVLKASIMMFIIVAAIFGNLLVIISVKRHRKLRVITNYFVVSLAMADIMVAMMAMTFNFSVQLTGSWKFGSFMCDVWNSLDVYFSTASILHLCCISVDRYYAIVKPLKYPISMTKRVVAIMLLTTWISPALLSFVPIFAGWYTTDKHKMEVLLNPDSCLFIVNKPYAVISSSISFFIPCTIMVFTYFQIFREANRQEKQLALRQGTAMLMHQHNVGGGGGGSGGGTNGEALSGSGSSKTLTLHEVDAEQTPTKDRHLIKMKREHKAARTLGIIMGTFILCWLPFFLWYIITSLCDQCPNPDIVVMLVFWVGYFNSTLNPLIYAYFNRDFREAFRNTLNCMFCAWWRRETSPLDINVRRASLRYDCRAKSVYSESYLRPSSQTDRFHSEIGESL, encoded by the exons ATGATGAATCCTTCCAACGATGACTCGACGAAATACATGGTCTCATCCTCGTCATCCTCGCACCTGCAGTCGGCCACCAACCTGCTGGCTTCCTCGCTCGGCCTTGCCGACAGTGGCGTGTTCTTCAATCAAAGTGTCCGTGAACGGGACGTTGGCGCACTGGCGTCGTCATCGGCGTCGGCGGCGGCAGCAGTGGCAGAAAGCGCCACTGCCAGTGCGGACACGCTGTCCATATTCGACGCGTCCGGAAGCAGCATAATGTTGCAGGGTTTCTCATCGACCGCACCCATCGGCAGCTCGATGGACACGGTCGGTACGAACGAAACGATCGTCGAAGGAAGCGGAGCCAGCGAATGGATCGacgtggtgctgctggtgctgaagGCCTCCATCATGATGTTCATCATCGTGGCGGCCATCTTCGGCAATCTGCTCGTCATCATCTCCGTCAAACGCCATAGAAAGTTAAG GGTAATCACGAACTATTTCGTCGTATCGCTTGCCATGGCTGACATCATGGTGGCAATGATGGCCATGACATTCAACTTTAGTGTACAATTAACGGGAAG TTGGAAATTTGGGTCGTTCATGTGTGATGTGTGGAACAGCCTAGATGTCTACTTCTCCACCGCCAGTATACTTCACCTGTGCTGTATTTCAGTGGATAG ATATTATGCCATAGTGAAACCACTTAAGTATCCGATAAGCATGACGAAGCGAGTCGTAGCGATAATGTTATTAACTACATGGATATCACCAGCGCTGTTGTCATTCGTGCCGATCTTTGCCG GTTGGTACACTACGGATAAGCACAAAATGGAGGTACTGCTGAACCCGGACAGCTGCCTGTTCATCGTCAACAAGCCATACGCAGTCATTTCCAGCTCCATCTCCTTCTTTATCCCCTGCACGATCATGGTGTTCACGTACTTCCAGATATTTCGCGAGGCCAACCGGCAGGAGAAGCAGCTGGCTCTCCGGCAAGGCACTGCCATGCTGATGCATCAACACAACGTCGGAGGgggcggtggtggtagcgGTGGAGGTACTAATGGAGAGGCCCTCAGTGGAAGCGGTTCCTCGAAGACGCTTACCCTGCACGAGGTGGACGCGGAACAGACGCCGACCAAGGATCGGCATCTGATCAAAATGAAGCGAGAGCACAAGGCTGCCCGAACGCTCGGCATCATTATGGGAACGTTCATTCTATGCTGGCTTCCGTTTTTCCTATG GTACATCATCACATCGTTGTGTGACCAGTGTCCCAATCCGGATATTGTGGTTATGCTAGTGTTCTGGGTTGGATACTTCAACTCCACCCTGAACCCGCTTATCTACGCCTACTTCAACAGAGACTTCCGGGAAGCGTTCCGGAACACGCTCAACTGCATGTTCTGCGCCTGGTGGCGCCGGGAAACGTCCCCGCTGGACATTAATGTCCGGCGGGCGAGCCTACGTTATGACTGCCGGGCGAAGAGTGTTTATTCCGAGAGCTATTTACGACCATCGTCCCAAACCGATCGCTTTCACAGCGAGATCGGTGAAAGTCTGTAA